A DNA window from Guyparkeria halophila contains the following coding sequences:
- a CDS encoding DciA family protein — protein MNLERYRLNNPTLAGILDRVALIRGYQAIVDGLVPGRSGMSVQVLNVNEQTLTIGVPSAAVASRLRFEAPDLLARLHKALEAHPGAPRPASIRVRITSGRPPMRPKPRDHDRPASQAGSQALHYLAEAQSGSDLSRALERLSQAIKPTQD, from the coding sequence ATGAATCTGGAACGCTACCGCCTGAACAACCCCACGCTGGCCGGCATTCTCGACCGGGTGGCCCTGATCCGGGGCTACCAGGCAATCGTCGACGGCCTGGTGCCGGGCCGTTCCGGAATGAGCGTGCAGGTGCTCAATGTCAACGAACAGACGCTGACCATCGGCGTGCCCAGCGCGGCGGTCGCCAGCCGGCTGCGTTTCGAGGCCCCCGATCTGCTTGCCCGATTGCACAAGGCACTCGAGGCACACCCCGGCGCCCCGCGACCGGCGAGCATCCGGGTGCGCATCACCTCCGGCCGCCCCCCGATGAGACCGAAGCCTCGCGACCATGATCGACCCGCCTCGCAGGCGGGCAGCCAGGCACTGCACTACCTGGCGGAGGCGCAGTCGGGCAGTGACCTTTCGCGGGCATTGGAGCGGCTTTCCCAGGCGATCAAGCCGACGCAGGATTAA
- a CDS encoding flavin reductase family protein — MDRPSKVDFPVEKVRRYLEPGPVVLVSSACDGERDIMTLGWHTVMAFSPSTVGCVIAAGNHSFDLVRRSGECVINLPTADLIDEVIGVGNTSGELIDKFERFHLTAEPGGSVAVPRVAECHANFECRLVDDRLVEDRNFFVFEVVLARVAPEPVYPETLHYTGDGVFMVSGQTIDRRDQFLPQML; from the coding sequence ATGGACAGGCCGTCAAAAGTCGATTTCCCGGTGGAGAAGGTCCGCCGCTACCTCGAACCCGGTCCCGTGGTGCTGGTTTCCTCGGCCTGTGACGGCGAGCGCGACATCATGACCCTGGGCTGGCATACCGTGATGGCGTTCTCGCCCTCCACGGTCGGCTGCGTGATTGCCGCAGGCAACCACAGCTTCGACCTGGTTCGCCGCTCCGGCGAATGCGTGATCAACCTGCCGACGGCGGACCTGATCGACGAGGTCATCGGTGTCGGCAATACCAGCGGTGAGCTGATCGACAAGTTCGAGCGTTTCCATCTGACCGCCGAACCGGGTGGGTCCGTGGCGGTGCCCCGTGTGGCCGAATGCCACGCCAATTTCGAATGCCGGCTGGTCGACGATCGGCTGGTGGAAGACCGCAACTTCTTCGTCTTCGAGGTCGTCCTCGCCCGCGTTGCCCCCGAGCCGGTCTATCCGGAGACCCTCCACTACACCGGTGACGGCGTGTTCATGGTTTCCGGTCAGACCATTGACCGCCGAGACCAGTTCTTGCCCCAGATGCTCTGA
- a CDS encoding response regulator codes for MGYMRRMSGLLGLRKSGDRRRARRYEAPRGCRILVIDDSKTVVKILSRMLSQNEYEPIAAGDAESGLQLARQYPPDLIFLDILLPGMNGFAALRRLRQDPATAKVPVIMISGDEQSMARMVLDRLGSDDFMKKPFGRADVFTRIEGLVRRGRLPARSKPSAFDWHAL; via the coding sequence ATGGGCTACATGCGTCGCATGAGCGGCCTGTTGGGGCTGCGGAAATCTGGGGATCGTCGTCGGGCGCGCCGTTACGAGGCGCCGCGAGGATGCCGCATCCTGGTGATCGATGACTCCAAGACCGTGGTCAAGATCCTGAGCCGGATGCTCAGCCAGAACGAGTATGAACCGATCGCCGCCGGCGATGCCGAATCGGGTCTGCAGCTGGCGCGCCAGTACCCACCGGACCTGATCTTCCTCGATATCCTGCTTCCCGGCATGAACGGCTTTGCCGCCCTGCGCCGCCTGCGCCAGGATCCGGCGACCGCCAAGGTGCCGGTCATCATGATCAGTGGCGACGAGCAGTCGATGGCCCGCATGGTGCTCGACCGGCTCGGCTCGGACGACTTCATGAAAAAGCCCTTTGGTCGCGCCGACGTCTTCACGCGTATCGAGGGACTGGTGCGCCGCGGGCGGCTGCCGGCCCGGTCCAAGCCGTCCGCCTTCGACTGGCACGCCCTCTGA